A genomic window from Helicobacter pylori includes:
- a CDS encoding MnmA/TRMU family protein: MKKIKALALFSGGLDSLLSMKLLIDQGIEVTALHFNIGFGGNKDKREYFENATVQIGAKLLVCDIREQFFNDVLFKPKYGYGKYFNPCIDCHANMFRNAFYKMLELDADFVLSGEVLGQRPKSQRKEALDQVRKLVRAVGEEARFDKVLDRTQASNEKPQFLDELLLRPMSAKLLEPTFMEKKGFVDREKLLDVNGRGRSRQLQMIKDYGLKYYEKPGGGCLLTDIQVSNKIKNLKEYREMVFEDSVIVKIGRYFVLPNNARLVVARNEEENHKLDIQHPLMDKIELLGCKGPLSLVDKNASQEDKELAGRIALGYAKTSKNQAYLIQIGNEKRELYPLDKESAREYLLA; the protein is encoded by the coding sequence ATGAAAAAGATCAAAGCTTTAGCCTTATTTAGTGGGGGGCTAGACAGTTTGTTATCCATGAAATTACTCATTGATCAAGGCATTGAAGTAACCGCCTTACACTTTAATATAGGGTTTGGAGGGAATAAGGATAAAAGGGAATATTTTGAAAACGCCACCGTGCAAATCGGAGCTAAACTCTTGGTGTGCGATATTAGAGAGCAATTTTTTAACGATGTGTTGTTCAAGCCCAAATACGGCTATGGGAAGTATTTCAACCCTTGTATAGACTGCCATGCCAACATGTTTAGGAATGCGTTTTATAAAATGCTTGAATTGGATGCTGATTTTGTTTTGAGCGGGGAAGTGCTAGGGCAACGCCCTAAATCTCAAAGAAAAGAAGCGCTCGATCAAGTGAGAAAATTAGTCAGAGCGGTGGGCGAAGAGGCGCGTTTTGATAAGGTTTTAGACAGAACGCAAGCAAGCAATGAAAAACCGCAGTTTTTAGATGAATTATTATTAAGACCCATGAGCGCTAAACTTTTAGAACCTACTTTCATGGAAAAAAAGGGTTTTGTTGATAGAGAAAAGCTTTTAGATGTGAATGGTAGGGGGCGCTCTAGGCAATTGCAAATGATCAAAGATTATGGCTTGAAATATTATGAAAAGCCGGGCGGGGGGTGCTTGCTTACGGATATTCAAGTGAGTAATAAGATTAAGAATCTAAAAGAATACAGAGAAATGGTGTTTGAAGACAGCGTGATTGTCAAAATCGGGCGCTATTTTGTCTTACCGAATAACGCTCGCTTGGTGGTGGCAAGGAATGAAGAAGAAAACCATAAACTAGACATTCAGCACCCCTTAATGGATAAGATTGAATTGCTAGGCTGTAAAGGCCCTTTGAGTTTGGTGGATAAAAATGCGAGCCAAGAGGATAAAGAATTAGCCGGCCGCATCGCTTTAGGGTATGCTAAAACTTCAAAAAATCAGGCTTATCTCATTCAAATAGGGAATGAAAAGCGCGAGCTTTACCCTTTGGATAAAGAGAGCGCTAGAGAATATTTGCTGGCTTAA
- a CDS encoding DUF5718 family protein: protein MQEFLGFGVVGNFAGHLEQAGESHSFINMKSEEKDAPKGLFPFYIPYEHCYLGRCCINNHKIILPNDLNLKVQAEPEIALECDVKYDEKNLVTKLVPNFFMAFNDASVRNLEATKLSQKKNFSPASKGIGQKLPIDRFVYGGVCNNFSIASFLKYNNVWHIYGENSKLLKYEFFYQKLLDWLKDRLNHQQDGDSLEALRPFLERHHFPTKMIFAIGATPYMPFAQEHFLQKGDEVAIIAYNHLQYSFEKIQSLLEEDALQTKEHTNLSYVYQIVE, encoded by the coding sequence ATGCAAGAGTTTTTAGGTTTTGGTGTGGTGGGGAATTTTGCAGGGCATTTGGAGCAAGCAGGAGAGAGTCATAGTTTTATTAACATGAAAAGCGAAGAAAAGGATGCTCCTAAGGGGTTGTTCCCTTTTTATATCCCGTATGAACATTGCTATTTGGGGCGTTGTTGCATTAATAATCATAAGATCATTTTGCCCAATGATTTGAATTTAAAGGTGCAAGCCGAGCCAGAAATCGCTTTGGAATGCGATGTCAAATACGATGAAAAAAATCTAGTAACCAAGCTTGTGCCTAATTTCTTCATGGCGTTTAACGACGCTTCTGTGCGTAATTTAGAAGCCACAAAACTCTCCCAAAAAAAGAATTTCTCACCGGCTTCTAAAGGTATTGGGCAGAAATTACCCATTGACAGGTTTGTTTATGGAGGGGTGTGCAACAACTTTTCTATCGCATCGTTTTTAAAATACAACAATGTTTGGCACATTTATGGGGAAAACAGCAAATTGCTCAAATACGAGTTTTTTTATCAAAAACTCTTAGACTGGCTCAAAGACCGATTAAACCACCAACAAGACGGCGATTCTTTAGAAGCCTTAAGACCTTTTTTAGAACGCCACCATTTCCCCACTAAAATGATTTTTGCGATCGGAGCTACCCCTTATATGCCTTTTGCACAAGAGCATTTTTTGCAAAAGGGCGATGAGGTGGCAATCATTGCTTACAACCATTTGCAATATAGTTTTGAAAAGATTCAAAGCTTGTTGGAAGAAGACGCCTTGCAAACCAAAGAACACACTAATCTTTCTTATGTCTATCAAATCGTAGAATAG
- a CDS encoding TrbC/VirB2 family protein, which produces MSAHFLKIIFLVGLCVSSLFAEGLEGFFNALEAQLKSPIAKGILMVIFIGIAIYVWRNLDRWKEILFTILGVVFGIFLFFKAPSLANWFMGIF; this is translated from the coding sequence ATGTCCGCTCATTTTTTAAAAATCATTTTTTTAGTAGGCTTGTGTGTTTCCAGCTTGTTCGCTGAAGGTTTAGAGGGGTTTTTTAACGCCCTAGAAGCCCAGCTTAAAAGCCCCATCGCTAAGGGGATTTTAATGGTAATCTTCATAGGGATCGCTATTTATGTGTGGAGGAATTTAGATCGGTGGAAAGAGATTCTATTTACGATCCTTGGCGTGGTGTTTGGAATCTTTTTATTCTTTAAAGCCCCGAGTTTAGCGAATTGGTTTATGGGAATTTTTTAA
- a CDS encoding VirB4 family type IV secretion/conjugal transfer ATPase, with translation MLEKLLNAVKQKISNYFLGVLPKSYSMSEENNILGLYDEHFLLTKNENLVGVLRLEGVSYTHLSTEQLQDLFTERQMALDSLEKVVARIVVKRRKIDCKQNIQANSQHLQAILNQFENKEVYENQYFLVLESVHSLQGVLEHKKKSLMHANRENFKDILSYKAHFLQETLRSLEIQLKNYAPKLLNSKEVLNFYAEYINGFELPLKPLVGGYLSDSYIASSVTFEKDYFIQESFNQKIYNRLIGIKAYESERITSIAIGALLYQEMPLDIIFSIEPMSANKTLGFLKERAKFSMSHLVKNELLEYQELVKTKRLSMQKFALNILIKAPSLESLDTQTSLVLGLLFKENLVGVIETFGLKGGYFSFFPERIHLNHRLRFLTSKALACLMVFERQNLGFKANSWGDSPLSVFKNLDYSPFLFNFHNQEVSHKNAKEIPRVNGHTLIIGATGSGKSTLMSFLMMSALKYQNMRLLAFDRMQGLYSFTEFFKGHYHDGKSFSINPFCLEPNLQNLEFLQSFFLSMFDLTPSRNKEALEDMNAVSSAIKSLYETLYPKAFSLLDFKETLKRTSSNQLGLSLEPYLHNPLFNALNDAFNSNAFLNAINLDTITQNPKDLGLLAYYLFYKILEESRKNDSGFLVFLDEFKSYVENDLLNTKINALITQARKANGVVVLALQDIYQLSGVKNAHSFLSNMGTLILYPQKNARELKNHFNVPLSETEISFLENTPLYARQVLVKNLGNGSSNMIDVSLEGLGRYLKIFNSDSSHVNKVKALQKDYPKEWREKLLKS, from the coding sequence ATGCTAGAGAAGCTTTTAAACGCTGTCAAACAAAAAATTTCAAACTATTTTTTAGGGGTTTTGCCTAAAAGCTATTCTATGAGCGAAGAAAATAATATTCTAGGCTTGTATGATGAGCATTTTTTACTCACTAAAAATGAAAACCTCGTTGGCGTCCTCCGGTTAGAAGGGGTGAGTTACACCCATTTAAGCACAGAGCAATTGCAAGATCTTTTCACCGAGCGCCAAATGGCGTTGGATTCTTTAGAAAAAGTCGTGGCGCGAATCGTGGTTAAAAGGCGCAAAATTGATTGCAAGCAAAACATTCAAGCCAATTCCCAACACTTGCAAGCGATTTTAAACCAGTTTGAAAACAAAGAAGTGTATGAGAATCAGTATTTTTTAGTTTTAGAAAGCGTGCATTCCTTGCAAGGCGTTTTAGAGCATAAGAAAAAATCCTTAATGCATGCTAATAGGGAAAATTTTAAGGATATTCTCTCTTATAAAGCGCATTTTTTGCAAGAAACTTTAAGAAGTTTAGAAATCCAACTCAAAAATTATGCCCCCAAACTCTTAAACTCTAAAGAAGTGTTGAATTTTTACGCAGAATACATCAACGGGTTTGAGCTGCCTTTAAAGCCTTTAGTAGGGGGGTATTTGAGCGATAGCTATATCGCTAGTTCTGTTACTTTTGAAAAAGATTATTTCATTCAAGAAAGCTTCAATCAAAAAATTTACAACCGCTTGATCGGCATTAAAGCTTATGAGAGCGAACGCATCACCTCCATAGCGATCGGAGCGCTTTTATACCAAGAGATGCCCTTAGATATTATCTTTTCCATAGAGCCAATGAGCGCAAATAAAACGCTGGGTTTTTTAAAAGAAAGGGCTAAGTTTAGCATGTCTCATCTCGTTAAAAACGAGCTGTTAGAATACCAAGAATTAGTCAAAACCAAACGCTTATCCATGCAAAAATTCGCCCTAAACATTCTTATTAAAGCCCCTAGTTTAGAAAGTTTAGACACTCAAACGAGCTTAGTTTTAGGGCTTTTGTTTAAAGAAAACTTAGTGGGCGTTATAGAAACTTTTGGCTTGAAAGGAGGGTATTTTTCCTTTTTCCCTGAACGCATCCATTTAAACCACCGCTTGCGGTTTTTAACCTCTAAAGCTTTAGCGTGTTTGATGGTGTTTGAAAGGCAAAATTTAGGTTTTAAGGCCAATTCATGGGGGGATAGTCCTTTGAGCGTGTTTAAAAATTTGGATTATTCCCCTTTTTTATTCAATTTCCACAACCAAGAAGTGAGCCACAAAAACGCCAAAGAAATCCCTAGGGTGAACGGGCATACGCTAATCATAGGGGCTACTGGGAGCGGTAAAAGCACGCTGATGAGCTTTTTAATGATGAGCGCTTTAAAATACCAAAACATGCGCCTTTTGGCCTTTGACAGGATGCAAGGGTTGTATTCTTTCACAGAGTTTTTTAAAGGGCATTACCATGACGGCAAATCTTTTAGCATCAACCCCTTTTGTTTAGAGCCTAATTTGCAAAATTTAGAATTTTTGCAATCCTTCTTTTTGAGCATGTTTGATCTCACGCCCTCAAGGAATAAAGAAGCTTTAGAAGACATGAATGCGGTTTCTAGTGCGATTAAAAGCCTTTATGAGACTTTATACCCAAAAGCTTTTAGTTTGCTAGATTTTAAAGAAACGCTTAAAAGAACCTCATCTAACCAATTGGGTTTGAGTTTAGAGCCGTATTTGCATAACCCCCTTTTTAACGCCTTAAATGATGCGTTCAATTCCAACGCTTTTTTAAATGCAATCAACCTAGACACCATCACTCAAAACCCTAAGGACTTAGGGCTTTTAGCCTATTATTTGTTTTATAAAATCTTAGAAGAATCCAGGAAAAACGACAGCGGTTTTTTGGTTTTTTTAGACGAGTTTAAATCCTATGTGGAAAACGATTTATTGAACACTAAAATCAACGCTTTAATCACGCAAGCCAGAAAAGCTAATGGCGTGGTGGTGTTAGCCTTGCAAGATATTTACCAATTGAGCGGGGTCAAAAACGCCCATAGCTTTTTAAGCAACATGGGGACTCTTATTTTGTATCCGCAAAAAAACGCCAGAGAATTGAAAAATCATTTCAATGTGCCTTTGAGCGAGACTGAAATTTCTTTTTTAGAAAACACCCCCTTGTATGCCAGGCAGGTTTTAGTCAAAAATTTAGGCAATGGGAGTTCTAACATGATTGATGTGAGTTTGGAGGGCTTGGGGCGTTATTTGAAAATCTTTAATTCAGATTCTAGCCATGTGAATAAAGTGAAAGCGTTGCAAAAAGACTACCCTAAAGAATGGCGTGAAAAACTTTTGAAGAGTTAG
- a CDS encoding COG3014 family protein, which produces MSVILGVSLTGCIGYRMDLEHFNTLYYEEGPKQAYEYSKQFTKKKKNALLWDLQNGLSALYARDYNDSLGVLDQAEQRFDKLQSAFTKGAGYVGAAMINDNVRAYGGNIYEGVLINYYKAIDYMLLNDNANARVQFNRANERQRRAKEFYYQEVQKAIKDIDSSKKHNINIERSRAEVSEILNNTYSNLDKYEAYQGLINPAVSYLSGLFYALDGDKNKGLGYLNEAYGISQSSFVAQDLVFFKNPNKSHFTWIIIEDGKEPQKSEIKIDVPIFMIDSVYNVSLALPKLEKGEAFYQNFTLKDGEKVTPFDTLASIDAVVASEFRKQLPYIITRAILSATFKVGMQAVANYYLGFVGGLVTSLYSDASTFADTRNTSIFAHKIYVMRIKNKAFERYEVQADSIDAFSFSLKPCKRSFESPKVIDARELLLGFVAAPQVFCSNRHNILYVRSFKNGFVLNHLK; this is translated from the coding sequence ATGTCGGTAATTTTAGGAGTATCATTAACAGGTTGCATAGGCTATCGTATGGACTTAGAGCATTTTAACACGCTTTATTATGAAGAAGGCCCTAAACAAGCTTATGAATATTCCAAACAATTCACTAAGAAAAAAAAGAACGCTCTTTTATGGGATTTGCAAAATGGCTTGAGCGCTTTATACGCAAGAGATTACAACGATTCTTTAGGGGTATTAGATCAAGCCGAACAACGCTTTGATAAGTTGCAAAGCGCTTTTACAAAAGGGGCTGGTTATGTGGGCGCTGCCATGATTAATGATAACGTGCGCGCTTATGGAGGGAATATTTATGAGGGCGTTTTAATCAATTATTACAAAGCGATAGACTACATGCTTTTAAATGACAACGCGAACGCTAGGGTGCAATTCAACCGCGCGAACGAGCGCCAACGCAGGGCTAAAGAATTTTATTACCAAGAAGTGCAAAAGGCCATTAAAGACATCGATTCTAGCAAAAAGCACAATATCAATATAGAGCGCTCTAGAGCGGAAGTGAGCGAAATTTTAAACAACACCTATTCCAATTTAGACAAATACGAAGCGTATCAGGGCTTAATTAATCCGGCGGTTTCGTATCTTTCAGGGTTGTTTTACGCTTTAGATGGGGATAAAAACAAGGGGCTAGGCTATCTTAATGAAGCTTATGGGATCAGCCAAAGCTCTTTTGTAGCTCAAGATTTGGTTTTTTTTAAAAACCCTAACAAAAGCCATTTCACTTGGATCATCATTGAAGATGGTAAAGAGCCGCAAAAAAGCGAAATTAAAATTGATGTGCCTATTTTTATGATTGATTCGGTTTATAATGTGAGTTTGGCCTTGCCCAAGCTAGAAAAAGGGGAAGCGTTTTATCAAAATTTCACCTTAAAAGATGGAGAAAAAGTAACACCCTTTGACACTTTAGCCTCAATAGATGCAGTCGTTGCGAGCGAATTCAGGAAGCAATTGCCCTATATTATCACCAGAGCGATTTTATCGGCCACTTTCAAGGTGGGCATGCAAGCGGTTGCAAATTATTATTTGGGGTTTGTTGGGGGGTTAGTCACTTCCTTGTATTCAGATGCAAGCACCTTTGCAGACACGAGAAACACGAGCATTTTTGCCCATAAAATCTATGTCATGCGCATCAAAAACAAAGCCTTTGAACGTTATGAAGTTCAGGCTGATTCCATTGACGCTTTTTCGTTTTCCTTAAAGCCTTGTAAAAGATCGTTTGAAAGCCCCAAAGTCATTGACGCTAGGGAATTGCTTTTAGGGTTTGTAGCTGCTCCGCAAGTCTTTTGCTCTAACCGCCATAATATTTTATATGTGCGCAGTTTTAAAAACGGGTTTGTTTTGAATCATTTGAAATGA